The Glycine soja cultivar W05 chromosome 3, ASM419377v2, whole genome shotgun sequence genome window below encodes:
- the LOC114407225 gene encoding NAC domain-containing protein 90-like, giving the protein MGNMPPGYRFYPTEEELILFYLHNKLEGEREDMNRVIPVVDIYDYNPSQLPQISGEASMGDTEQWFFFIPRQESEARGGRPKRLTTTGYWKATGSPNHVYSSDNHIIGIKRTMVFYSGRAPNGTKTDWKMNEYSAIKGEPSSSISNKAVPTLRKEFSLCRVYKKSKCLRAFDRRPPPRRDVVSYSGAQNVEEQQKGSTLYDYHHKIMVKRSTTCSPETSTSSGDHDQPPLHGEETTQMDVDPFLDWEKVDFFLGSEP; this is encoded by the exons ATGGGAAATATGCCACCAGGTTATCGCTTCTACCCCACAGAAGAGGAGCTGATTTTGTTCTATCTTCACAATAAGCTTGAAGGAGAAAGGGAAGACATGAATCGAGTTATTCCAGTCGTTGATATATACGACTACAACCCATCTCAACTCCCAC AAATTTCAGGAGAGGCAAGTATGGGAGACACGGAGCAATGGTTCTTTTTCATTCCGAGGCAAGAGAGTGAAGCCAGAGGAGGAAGACCAAAGCGTCTCACAACTACAGGGTACTGGAAGGCCACAGGGTCTCCTAATCATGTTTATTCTTCGGATAATCACATCATCGGAATTAAAAGGACTATGGTTTTCTATAGTGGAAGAGCTCCAAACGGAACCAAAACCGATTGGAAGATGAATGAGTACAGTGCCATCAAAGGTGAACCATCATCCTCTATTTCCAATAAGGCTGTTCCCACG TTAAGGAAGGAATTCAGTTTATGCCGAGTGTACAAAAAATCAAAGTGTTTGAGGGCATTTGACAGACGACCACCTCCAAGGAGGGACGTAGTTAGCTATTCCGGTGCTCAAAATGTAGAAGAGCAACAAAAGGGTTCAACATTATATGATTATCATCATAAAATAATGGTGAAGAGAAGTACAACGTGTTCACCAGAGACTTCTACTTCCTCCGGAGACCATGACCAACCCCCTCTTCACGGTGAGGAAACTACTCAAATGGATGTTGACCCTTTTTTGGATTGGGAGAAAGTGGATTTTTTCTTGGGATCAGAACCATGA